CCTTCCGGGGCTCGTCGAGGCGGGGCACCGAGCGCAGGAGCCCGAGCGTGTAGGGGTGGCGCGGGTTGGCGTAGATCTCGCGCGCCGTCCCCCGCTCCACGACCCGCCCCGCGTACATGACGTTGACCCGGTCGGCGTAGCGGGCGACCACGCCCAGGTTGTGGGTGATCATGACCATGGCCACGCCCAGCTTCCGGGAGAGCCCCTTCATGAGCTCGAGGATCTGAGCCTGTATTGTGACATCCAAGGCCGTGGTCGGCTCGTCGGCCAGGATCAGCGCCGGATTGCACGCCAGCGCCATGGCGATCATCATGCGCTGCCGCATCCCGCCGCTGAACTGGTGCGGGTACTGGCGGAGACGCCGCTCGGGGTCGGAGATGCCGACCATGCCCAGGAGCTCGATGGCGCGCGCCCGTGACTGGGTCGACGTCATGCCGAGATGGATCTCGGTCGGCTCGGTCAGCTGGCGCCCGACGGTCAGCACCGGGTTGAGCGAGGTCATGGGTTCCTGGAAGATCATGGCGATGGCGGCGCCACGCACCTCGCGCATCTCCTCGTCGGAGAGCTGGAGGAGGTCGCGTCCCTTGAAGAGGATCTGGCCGCCGACGATGCGCCCCGCCGGCGCCGCCACGAGGCGCATCACGCTCAGCGCGCTCACCGACTTGCCGCAGCCCGACTCGCCGACGAGGGCAACGGTCTCCCCCGCCCGCACATCCCAGGAGACCCCGTCCACGGCGCGCACGACGCCGCCCGAGATCGCGAACTGCGTCTGGAGGTTCCTGACATCAAGGAGGAGGTCGCCGCCCTGCTCCATGGCCCGGGCAGTCTAGCACAAGCGGGCGGTTGGCCTCGTTACGAGCTCACTCTCGCGAGGCGGCCAGGCTAGGGGCGCTCGCCTCTAGCCAGTCGCGCGTCGATGTCGTCGAGGCAGGGCACGAGGTCGGCGATGGAGTCGACGACGTAGTGCGCCCCGCACTGGTGCATCCGGGTGTAGGCGCGCTGCCGCCGCGCCTCGCGGTCTGCCGGGGCCAGGGCCTGCACCTCCTTGAGAGGCAGGCCGATCTCGTTGCCGCTCATGGCGAGCCCCACGGTCCACATGCCCGAGTTGAGCCCTTCCTCGATACCCGGCACCGTGTCGTCCACCTTGACGCAGGCCGAGACCGGCCAGACCTGGAGGTTGATCACGTTCTGCAGGCACATGTACGGGTACGGCCGGCCCGCGGGCACGTCGCTCGCGCAGACGGTCGAGTCGGGCTCGTAGCCCTGCCGGGCGGCATCCTTGCGGTTGATGTCCATCATCTCCGTGAGATAGCCGGTGGTCGAGCCGATCTTGATCCCGCGCTTCCGCATCTGGTTGACCGCCTCGAGGGTGCCCGGGATCAGCTCCGAGTACTCCGACAGGCACCCCAGCTGGAGCGGCACGAACTCGGCGAACATGGCGTCCACGTCGACCTCGGTGGGCTTCCGCCCGTGCTTCTCCTGCCAGCGCCGCGCCACGGGCGGCAGCTCCGTGATCTTCCTGATGTGGACGCGCTTGTGCGCCCCCATGGGCGCGCGCGCCTCGTCCATGGTGATGGGCACGCCCTGGCGCTTGAAGACCTCGACGAACACCACGGCGGGCGCCATGCAGCCGTAGTCCATGGTGGTGCCGGCCCAGTCGAGCAGGACGGCCTGGATCTTGCCGCGGTAGCGGCGCTCGTAGGTGAAGCTCATGCTCGTCTCCTTAGGGTATATGGTCGCGTGGGGGTGTGTGGTCGCGTGCTACCGGCCGGCGGGCGCGCAGCGGGTCACGCCCATCTCAGCCAGGATCTCGCTGATGGCTCGAAGAACCCCGCGCATCTCGCCTTCGCCCAGCCGCCCGATGCAGCCGATGCGGAAGCTGTCCGCGACGGTCAGCTTCCCCGGGTAGATGACGTAGCCGCGGCGCGAGAGCCGGTCGTAGAAGCTCTCGAAGTTGAACTTCGGGTCGGCCGGCATGCGCACCGTGACGATGATCGGCGCCTGGAGCGCGTCCGGCAGCAGGGTCTCGAAGCCGAGCGCGCGCAAGCCCTCGACGAGGATCCGGCAGTTGCTCGCGTAGCGCGCGCCCCGCCCCGCCACCCCACCCTCGGCGGCGTGCTCGGCGAGCGCCTGGTCGAGGGCCGCCAGCACGTGCGTCGGCGGCGTGAAGCGCCACTGCCTGGTCTTCTCCATGGCCGCCCACTGGTCGTGGAGATCGAAGGACAGCGTGGGAGCATTCCCCTTTGCGGCCTCGAGCGCGGACCGGCGGATGATGGCGAAGCCCACCCCCGGCACGCCCTCGAGGCACTTGTTCGAGGACGCCACGAGGGCATCGTAGGGGGTCACCGCCGCATCGAGAGGCAGCGCGCCGAAGGCGCTCATTGCGTCCACCAGCAGGCGACGGCTCCGGCGCGCCGTGACCGCCGCGATCTCCTCCACGGGGTTGAGCACGCCCGAGGTCGTCTCGCACTGGACCACAACGACATGCGTGATAGCCGCGTCGGCCGCGAGCGCGGCGTCGAGGGCTGCCGGATCGACCGGCGTGTCTTCCGGCGTCTCGAGCACGACGCGCTCGCGGCGCAGGTACTCGCACATGCGGACCATGCGCGCGCCGTACGCGCCGTTGACGAGCACGGCGAGCTTGCCCGCGCGCGGTACGAGGGTGCCGATCATCGCCTCGACGATGAAGGTGCCGCTGCCCTGGAGCGGCACGCAGACGTGGGTGCCCTGCCCGCCCGCCAGCTCCACCAGCCGTTCCCGCACGCGGGCGTTGAGCTTGATGAACTCGCCGTCGCGCGAGCCCCAATCGTGCAGCATCGCCTCCTTGACGGTACGGGAGGTCGTGAGCGGTCCCGGCGTCAGCAGCCAGGGATCGCGGCGCGGCTCGGTCATGGCGATGCTCCTCTCTCTGCTAGCGTGCTATTCACGAACGCGTGTTCCGCGTTCCCGCCGCCCCCTCACCCTCCCCTCTCCCCCCGGGGGCGAGGGGATCGAAACAGCTCCCTCTCCCTCGGAGAGGGAGAGGGTCGGGGTGAGGGTGGCGCATGTGTTCACGCATGTTCTGGGCTAGCTCTTGACCCTGAGGCCATCGGGGTCGTATGGGGCCTTGAGGCTGCCGCGCGCGGCGAAGCGGTCGCCGGCGATCTCGATCTCGAAGCGCGCCTGCGAGAGATACGCCGCGTCCACGCCCACGGGGCGGCTGACGTAGCCCATGGCGACGGCGCGGCCGAGCGTGTGGCCGTAGGCGGCCGAACTGGTGGAGCCCACGATGCTCCCGTCGCACCAGATCGGCTCGTCGCCCAGCGGCAGCGCCTCGGGGTCGTCGAGGACGAAGCTGCAGAGCCGCTTGCCGAGAGGCTTGCCGCGCTGCGCGAGCAGGGCCTCCCGGCCCATGAAGGGCGCCGCCTTGTCGAAGCGGACGGCGAAGCCCAGCCCCGCCTCGAGCGGCGTGTCGTCCGTCGTCAGCTCGCGCCCCCAGGCGCGATAGGCCTTCTCGACGCGGAGCGACTCGATGGCGTAGTAGCCCGCGTCCGCGAGCCCGAGGTCGCCGCCGGCCGCATGAAGCGCATCATACACGCCGGCGGCGAACTCGACAGGCACGTAGAGCTCCCAGCCGAGCTCGCCGACGTACGTGATGCGCGAGGCGCGCACGAGGGCGCGCCCCAGCCAGATCTCCCGGCTCGCCGCGAAGGGGAAGGCCGCGTTCGACAGGTCCGCCCGCGTGAGCCTCGAGAGGAGATCGCGCGAGCGCGGGCCCATCACGCCCAGCACCGCGTACGCGCCCGTGACGTCGGTGAGCGCGGCGCGAGCGCCGTCGGGGATGTGCCGGCGTATCCAGTGGGCGTCGCGCGTCGTCTGCGCCGAGCCCGTGACGATCAGGTACGCGTCCGCGCCGAGCCGCGTGACGGTCAGGTCGCTCTCGAAGCCGCCGCGCTCGTTGAGCATCCCCGTGTAGACCACCCGCCCCGGCGCCACGGCGACGTCGTTGGCGCACAGCCGCTGGAGCGCGGCCTCCGCGTCGGGGCCCTCGAGGCGGAACTTGGAGAACGAGCTTTGGTCGAAGACGGCGACGGCCTCGCGGCAGGCGCGGTGCTCGGCCGCGGCGTAGGGGAACCAGTTCTGCCTGCCGAAGGAGTAGACCGTCTCGGGGGCGACACCGTCGGGGGCGAACCAGTTGGCGCGCTCCCAACCCATCTTGTTGCCGAAGCAGGCGCGCTTGTCGCGGAGGCGCTCGTAGAGCGGCGAGAGGCGCAGGCCGCGCCCGGTCTCGAGCTCGCGGTTCGGGAAGGCCACGAAGTAGTGCACGCCCACGATCTCGCTCGCCCGCTCCCGCAGGAACGCGGGGCTGGCATGGAAGGGCGCGAAGCGGCGAATGTCGGCCTGCCAGAGGTCCATCGACGGCCGGTCCTCGACGATCCACTCGGCGAGCGCGCGTCCCGCGCCGCCGGCCGCGGCGATGCCGCCCGAGCAGAAGCCGGCGCCGACGTAATAGCGGCGGACCTCCGGCGCCTCGCCCAGGATGAAGTAGTTGTCGGGCGTGAAGCTCTCGGGCCCGTTCATGAGCAGGCGCACCTGGGCCGACTCGAGGACGGGCACTCGCTGGATGGCGTTCCGCATCAGGAGCTCGAACTTGCCCCAGTCCTCGGGCAGAGTGCCGAAGCTGAAGCCCTCGGGGATGCCGTCCATGCCCCATGGCTTTGCCCACGGGTCGAAGCCGCCCATGAGAAGCCCGGCCACTTCTTCTTTGAAGTAAATGTGGCCGTCAGCGTCACGCATAACGGGCAGGTCGGGCGTCACGCCGTCTATTGGGTTCGTGACGATGTACATGTGCTCGCAGGCGTGGAGCGGCACCGTGACGCCGCTCAGACGGCCGAGCTCCCGCGCCCACATGCCGGCGCAGTTCACGAGGATCTCCGTGGCGATAGGGCCCTGGGACGTCTCGACCCCCGCGACGGCGCCGCGCTCGAGCCGGACGCCGGTGACCCTGACGCCCTCGTGAATAGCGGCGCCGCCTGCCCGCGCGCCGCGCGCCAGCGCCTGGGTAATGTCGGCGGGGTTGGCCTTGCCGTCGCCGGGGATCCACACGGCGCCGACCAGGTCGTCGGTGCGCATGAGCGGGTAGCGCTCGCCCGCGAGCGAGGCGCTGATGACCTCCGCGTCGATACCGTAGGAGCGCGCGAGCGCGGCGTTGCGCTCGAGCTGGGTCATGCGCTCGCACGTGCGCGCCACGGAGAGGCTGCCGCAGCGCTTCCAGCCTGTCGCCTGGCCCGTCTCGGCTTCGAGGCGCTCGTAGAGATCGGCGCTGTACCGGATGAGCCGGGTCAGGTTGCTCGAGGCCCGCAGCTGACCCACGAGACCCGCCGCATGCCACGTCGTGCCGCCGGAGAGGCTGCCCTGCTCGAGCAGCACCACGTCCTTCCACCCGAGCTTCGTCAGGTGATAGGCGACGCTCGTGCCGATGATCCCGCCGCCGACAATGACGGCGCGCGCGTGGCTCGCAATCACCGGGCGCGGTTCAGTGCCAAGTCGAAGATGTCGAAGTTTCTCAGCCGGCGCGCCTCCGGCAGAGCGGCGAGCGGCCGGCTGAACACCAACGGCACCGTCTGCTCGGTGAGCCCGCCGTGGGAGCGGAGCGGCGCATCCAGTCCCGAGAGATCGTGCCTCACGGCGCTGGTGCCGATGACGACGTGGCGCGCGGAGATGGCGATGAGATCGCCCATGCGGTCGGGCGGAAGCTCGAAGCGCCGGCACCCTTCCTCCCGGTCGAGGACGAGCTCCATGCCCGGCAGCGCGCCCACGCCGGCCACCGCCGCGCGCGCGTCGGCGCCTTCGGGAAGATAGATCGTGGCGAAGGAGCCGAGCGCCCCGTGGTGAACCACGTACGGGTCGGTGATGGGCAGGATCACCCGCGCACGGCCCGCGCCGAGCCAGGCGTCGAGCACATCCTGGAGGTAAATGACCTGGGGCGCTCCGTGCTCGTCCGTCTTGGCGTTCATGCCGTGGTCGGCCGTGAGCGCGATCGCCGCGCCCATGGCGTCGAGCTTGACGAGGTAGCCGTCCACCATGCGGTAAAAGGCGTTGGCCTGCGCCGTCCCGGGGGCGTGCTTGTGCTGGACGTAGTCCGTCGTCGAGAGGTACAGGATATCGGGCCGGGCCGACTCCATGAGCTTGACGCCCGCCGCGAAGACGAACTCGCTGAGTGCTGCGCTGTACACGGACGGGAGCGGCAGCCCGACGAACCCGAGCGCGTCGTCGATACCGTGCTCGGCCCTCGTGGTCCGGTCCGCCTGCTCCGACGAGAAGCAGGTCCCCCGCATCCCGTGCCCGAGGAGCCTTCGGAGCTTGTCCTTTGCCGTGACGACAGCCACCGAGGCGCCGGCTTCAGCGAATGCCGCCAGAATCGTCCCGCAGCGCAGGTACTTCGGGTCGTTCATCATCACTTCGGCGCCGGCCTCGCGGTCCCAGAAGTAGTTGCCGCAGATGCCGTGCACTGAGGGCGGCGCGCCCGTGACGATCGAAAGGTTGTTCGGGTTCGTGAAGCTCGGGATGACCGCGGCGCCCAGCAGGCTTGCGCCACGCGCCGCGGCCGAGGCGAGGAAGGGCATGGCCCCGGCCAGGAAGGCCTGCGCCAGGTAGTCGGGCTCGCAGCCGTCGACGCACACGACCACGAGCGGCCGGGCCGGCCACCCGTAGGTCCGCCCGTTGACGGTAATCGGCCCGCCGCCCCGCGCCATACCGTATCCGCTACGTCTGGCAGCGGCCGCGGCCGAGGTGGGAAGCCGCCGCCGGCCGGAGCTCGGAGTACAGGCGACATACGGCCTCCGCCACGCACGGCCAGCGGTGGTCTGCCGCCCAGCGCGATGCATTGACGCCGAGGCGCGCCCGGGTCTCGGGGTCGTGGAGGAGCCGCTCCAACCGCTCGGCGAGGGCGGTTGGATCCCCTTCAGGCACGAGATAGCCCGTCACGCCGTCCTTGACCGTCGTGGTGAGCCCGCCGACGCGCGAGGCGACCACGGGGCTGCCGCAGGCCATGGCCTCGAGCGCCACCATGCCGAACGACTCGTAGTAGGACGGCATGACCGTGGCGTCCGCCGCCGCATAGAAGAGGCGGAGCCGCCGCTGGGGCTGCGGGCCGAGGAAGCGCACCCGGTCGCCCAGCCCGAGCGCCGCCACGCGCGACCGCAGCTGCCGGGCATGGCCCGAGGCCGTGTCCCCGGGATCGGGCTCGTCCCAATCGCCTCCGACGATGTAGAGTCGCGCCGCCCCGCCCAGCCGCGCCATGGCGTCCAGCAGGGTCTCGAGCCCCTTGATCGGCTGGAGCCGCCCGACGTAGAGCAGCATCGGGTCGGGCGGCAGCTCGAGGAGGTCCTTGGCCGTGGTCTGGGACATCGGTTGGAACAGCTCGGTGTCCACGCCGCAGGGGATGACGGCGATGCGCTCGGCCGCGGCGCCATAGTGCCAGACGAGGTGCGCGCGCTCGACGACGTTGGCCGCCACGATCCGGTCGGCGCCCGCGACGACGCGCGATTCCTCGGCGATCCTCAACTCGGGCTCGAGCTCGTCGGGCCCCTGCGCCACCGAGTTCTTGAGGCGGCCGAGAGTGTGGAACATCTGGACGAGCGGCACGCCCCAGCGCTCGCGCAGCTCGAGACCCGCCACGCCCGAGAGCCAGTAGTGCGCGTGGATGACGTCGTAGTCTATCCCCTCCGCCCAGCGATGCGCTTCGACGCCCTCGACGAACTCCGGCAGGTGGCGGTGGAGTGCCTCGCGCGCGATCGGCGCCTGAGGGCCCGCCGGCAGATGGATGACCCGCGCGCCCTCTCCCAGCTCGGCCGCGCGGGGGATCGAGGCGTTCTGCGAGCGCGTGAAGACGTCCACGGCGACGCCCATGCGCCCGAGCTCGCGCGCCGTCTCGCGCACGTAGACGTTCATGCCGCCCGTTTCCTTGCCGCCGAGCGCGGCCAGGGGGCAGGTGTGGACGCTGAGCACGGCGATGCGGAGGCTCACGGCGCCACCCGCACGCGGAAGAGATCCTGGGCCGTGGGTCCGAAGGCGTACTTGTAAGGCTCCTCTCCACGCAGGAAGTCGAAGACGGCGACGCCGCGGTCGATCGCGTCGCGGATCACGTGGGCGAGGAGCACGATGCCCGGGGCAAGCTTGGCGTGGAGCGGGTCGAAGCCCGAATTGTACAACCCGACCGAGCCCCCAGCCGAACCCAAGCTCTCCAGACAGAGGAAGCTCGCCACGGCCGCCCCGTCCCAGTCGAGGAACCACAGCCGCGCCCAGCCCCGAGCCGCCAGCGCGTGGGTCGCGTCGCGGAAGAAGGCCTCCATGCGCTCGTCCATGAAGCGCGCCTTGCCGGCCTTGGAGAGGCGGTGGAGCCTCAGGAACACCGCCAGCGCGCCGTCCCATCCCTCGGGCGAGGCGTGGGAGCGCACGGACGTGCCCGGCAGCTCGCGCTCGAGCTTTCGGATCTTGCGCCGCAGCTCATGGCGGTCCTTGCCCGGGAGACGCTCGAGATAAGCGTCCCAGGAAGCGGGCAGGTCGAGCACGGGGCAGCGGTCCTCTCGCTCGACCTGCGCCCGGATCCCGGCTGCGGGGCAGAGCCGCGGCAGGATGTCGAGGGTCGGCGACGCGGCACGGATCGCCCGGAGGTCCCATTCGGTGGCCTCGCCCGCGCGGTGCTGGAGGAGGGCCTGCCAGACCTCCTCCTCGCGGCCGGCGGGGACGATCAGGTCGAGGTAGTCCGAGACGTCCACCCCGCCCACGAAGCGCCGGAGCCCGGCGTCCTCGTCGTAGAGCGGCAGCAACCCCGCAAGCGTGCCGGCATCGTCGCTGACCCGGAGCAGGTGCAGCGGCCGCGAAGCGAGGAAGGCGCGGGCCCAGGCCGTCTGCCACTGCCAGGAGAGGAACACCGAGGGGTGGCGGGCCTGGGCGAGGAGACCGTTCCAGCCACCCTCGTCGAAGCTCTCGAAACCCGGCAGCGCTTCAACTTTCATCGTCGCCTCCGGCCTCGCTGAGACTCGCCTCGCCGTCACCGGCTCCGCCAAAGCCACTCTCCTCGATCCCGCCCTCCTCCCCCGACGCCTCCTCCATGGCCGCGCCGAGGTCGTCACCCAGGTCCTCGCCCATCTCGTCGCCCATGCGCCTGACGAAGCGCGCGACGGCCTGCGGGTCGTTCTCGTCGAGATCGCCGTACTGTGACGGGTCGGCGGCAGCTTCGAGGCGGGCATCTTCGGACTTGGGCGTGGCGAAGCGGGACATGAGTCGGGACAGCTCGGCGCTGCCGCAGCGCGGACATCGGGGTGTTTCCCGAGACGCGAGCGAACGGACGAGCAGGCTCACGCGGCGGCTGCAGCCCCGACACTCATACTCGTAGATGGGCACCCTGGGTCCTCGGCTTTCCCGACATTGAGATGGCTTATCGCATCATGCGGATGCTGCGGGGGGCCCCGGGGCCTCGCCCAGGGTGAAATAGAACATCGCGCCTTCGGGGCTGCCCTCGGACCAGATGCGACCGCCGTGGCGCTGGACGATCCGCTGCACCATGGCTAGGGCGAGTCCCGCGCCCGACCACGCGTCGGCGCTCCGCAACCGCTGGATGGCGCCGGGAAGCGGCCCCGCATACGCACGGTCGAAGCCGGCGCCGTCGTCGCGCACCACGTAGGCCGGGCGTCCCTCCGCCTTGGTCTCCCCGAACTCGATGCGGCCGGACGGACGGCCGCTCGTAAAGGCCCAGGCGTTGCCGATGAGGTGGGTGAGCGCCTGGCGCAGGAGCGCGGGGTCGCCGACGGCCGTCAGCCCTTGGGCGATGACGACATCGACCCGGCGCTGGGGGTCGCGGGTCCGGAGCGCCTGGACAATGGTCTGTGCCAGCGCGGAGAGGTCGACGGCGTTCCGGCGCATCTCGCCGCCCGAGGCGCGCGCCAGCTCGAGCAGGCTCTGCACCAGCCGCTCCATGGCTCTGCTGATGGAGGCCAGCCGCGTGAGGCTGTCCCGGCCCGCGGCGTCGAGCTTGAGCCCGTAGCCCGCCAGGAGCGCCTGGGAGAGCTCGTCGATGCTGCGCACGGGGCTGCGGAGGTCGTGCGCGACCGCATACGCGAAGCCCTCGATCTCCTGCAGCAGCGCGCCCTGGTTGCCCTGGCGCCGCTCGAGCTCGGCCTGGAGAGCGGCCGCGCGCGCCTCGGTTTGGCGTTGACGCGTGATGTCCACCACGCTCCACTCGAAGACCGGGCGCGTCGGGTCGTCCAGCCGCCTGACGGACACGCGCACCCAGAGTGACTTGCCGCTCCGCCGCCACAGGGCGAGGTCGCGCTTCGCGGGCGCGGAGCCGCGATCGACCTCCGCCATGAGCCCGGCGTAGTCCGTCGGATCCTCGAAGAGGCGATCGGCCTCCATGGTCATGAGCTCCTGGCGCGAGTCGCAGCCCAGGAGCTCGACCAAGGTCTGGTTGCATTCGACCAGGCGCCTGTCACGCAGCGTGTGCATGACCCCGACCTCGCTCGTGTCGAAGAAGGCGCGGAAGCGTCTCTCCGCCTCGCGCCCGAACCGCTCGGCCTCACGGGTCCAGGTCAGCGACGTGTACACCGCGTCGGCAGATTCCCGCTCCTTGCGCGCTGCCTCGGCGGCGATCCGGGCCGCCCGCTGCTCGAGTAGGCCGACCATGAGGGCCACCGCCGGCGCCGAGCAGGCAAAGACGAGGACCCGCCGCAGCGTCTCATGCGTGTAGGAGAAGGCCGTGCCGGTCGAGGAGAGATCGTAGGCGTAGTACCAGACCACGATCCCCGCCGCGATGAGCCCGTCCACGAGGCCGCCCACGAAGGTCGCGCAAACGACGGCGAGGATCAGGATGGGGGCGAACGCCGCGAACTTCAGCGGGGTCCACGAGAGGATCTCGATGAGCGCCACGACGACCACGGCGATGGCGGGACCCAGCAGGCGGCGCGCGTACTCCCGGCGGAGCCGCTTCCGCCGAGCCGGACTTGCGGCAGTCGGCCCCGCCGCCGGGGGCCGGGCTATGCGTGGCTTGGATGCTGGACTCACGGGACACCGAGCATACCGTGAAGCCGCCCTCGCGTCACCCCCAGCCTGCTACCCGGGCCCCCAGGTTGCGCGAATGTCAGCCCGATGCTACAAAATTTGACACCATCAGGCCGGGCCGACCATACACTGCGTGGGAGAAGGGTTTGTATTTCAAGGCCTTTGGAGACCCCGAAGGCGCCAGGCGACGTGGCATCGAGCTTGCGGTAGACAACCTTATGCCAAGGGACCAGCGCGGCTTCACCCTGGTCGAGCTGCTCGTGGTGGTGGCGGTGATCGCCATTCTCACCACGATCTCTCTCACGATCTTCAACAACGTCCAGTCCCGCTCGCGGATGGCCAAGGCCCAGGCCGACACGCGGACGTTGGCCTCGGCGGTTGGGGCGTACCAGGCGCACATGGGACAGATGCCGGCCGCGCTGGCCGACTTGACCGTGGCCCAGACCAACGTCACGGGCCAGGTCGCCGGCCCCTTCATGGCGGCCGACCCGGCGCCGCCGGCCGGCTGGACCTACGGCTACTCCACCGGCGGGCCGACCGGCTACACCATCACCGCGGCGGGCGACAGCACCACGATCACCCGTCCCTGACCTGTCCTCAGCGCGCGCCCACGATCAGGACCAGAAACCCGGCGACGGCTGCGACGATCAGGAGCGCCCCCTTGAGCGTGTGCAGGACAAAGGGGGCGCTACGCACGTCGTGGGCCCCCAGCACGAGAAGGACGTTGATCGCGCTCGCGATCTGCCGGAGGAGCGGCGTCGCGTCGGCGGGCTGGACGCGCAGGCGCGGCGTCCCGCTCCACGACGGCGCCTGCACGATGATCGCGGTGCCCGCCCCCAAGAGCATGAACTCGTCCTCGCCCGCCCGCGGCGAGGACTCGCGCGCGTTGTAGCCCATCTCACGCAGGACCTCCCGGACGGTGTCGAGCATCGCGTCGCGGTCGAGGCCGGGGGCAGCATAGCCGCGTCCGAGCATCCAGAAGCAGCCCGCAGCCAGGCCGATTGGGAGCAGCAGCACGGCGTCGAAGGCGTTGCTGTTGACTGCGGGCGCCAGGAAGGTCAGCCGCGGCAGCCCGAGGATCACCGCCGCCATGACGGCGGCGCGGGTCCAGTACAGGTGGTGGGCGGGAAGAAGGAACGGCTTCTTGATGCGCGCCGCGTGGAGCCCGATGCTCATCTCGACGATGCCTGCTGCGCCGGCCAGCAGGATCACGAGCCACGGGGCAAACAGCACGCACGATCCTCCCCGGCCGCAGGGGCCGTGTTTGAGGGTTGTCGCGGCATGAAGGTAGCAGGAAGTGGGCGGGTTGGGCTAGTGGAAGTCGTGGGACGGTACCTGCCGCAGCCGGTGGTGGAGCGGATGGAGCCGTCCGGCGC
This DNA window, taken from Candidatus Rokuibacteriota bacterium, encodes the following:
- a CDS encoding 2-aminoethylphosphonate--pyruvate transaminase, with product MTEPRRDPWLLTPGPLTTSRTVKEAMLHDWGSRDGEFIKLNARVRERLVELAGGQGTHVCVPLQGSGTFIVEAMIGTLVPRAGKLAVLVNGAYGARMVRMCEYLRRERVVLETPEDTPVDPAALDAALAADAAITHVVVVQCETTSGVLNPVEEIAAVTARRSRRLLVDAMSAFGALPLDAAVTPYDALVASSNKCLEGVPGVGFAIIRRSALEAAKGNAPTLSFDLHDQWAAMEKTRQWRFTPPTHVLAALDQALAEHAAEGGVAGRGARYASNCRILVEGLRALGFETLLPDALQAPIIVTVRMPADPKFNFESFYDRLSRRGYVIYPGKLTVADSFRIGCIGRLGEGEMRGVLRAISEILAEMGVTRCAPAGR
- a CDS encoding FAD-dependent oxidoreductase, translated to MIASHARAVIVGGGIIGTSVAYHLTKLGWKDVVLLEQGSLSGGTTWHAAGLVGQLRASSNLTRLIRYSADLYERLEAETGQATGWKRCGSLSVARTCERMTQLERNAALARSYGIDAEVISASLAGERYPLMRTDDLVGAVWIPGDGKANPADITQALARGARAGGAAIHEGVRVTGVRLERGAVAGVETSQGPIATEILVNCAGMWARELGRLSGVTVPLHACEHMYIVTNPIDGVTPDLPVMRDADGHIYFKEEVAGLLMGGFDPWAKPWGMDGIPEGFSFGTLPEDWGKFELLMRNAIQRVPVLESAQVRLLMNGPESFTPDNYFILGEAPEVRRYYVGAGFCSGGIAAAGGAGRALAEWIVEDRPSMDLWQADIRRFAPFHASPAFLRERASEIVGVHYFVAFPNRELETGRGLRLSPLYERLRDKRACFGNKMGWERANWFAPDGVAPETVYSFGRQNWFPYAAAEHRACREAVAVFDQSSFSKFRLEGPDAEAALQRLCANDVAVAPGRVVYTGMLNERGGFESDLTVTRLGADAYLIVTGSAQTTRDAHWIRRHIPDGARAALTDVTGAYAVLGVMGPRSRDLLSRLTRADLSNAAFPFAASREIWLGRALVRASRITYVGELGWELYVPVEFAAGVYDALHAAGGDLGLADAGYYAIESLRVEKAYRAWGRELTTDDTPLEAGLGFAVRFDKAAPFMGREALLAQRGKPLGKRLCSFVLDDPEALPLGDEPIWCDGSIVGSTSSAAYGHTLGRAVAMGYVSRPVGVDAAYLSQARFEIEIAGDRFAARGSLKAPYDPDGLRVKS
- the phnA gene encoding phosphonoacetate hydrolase, translating into MARGGGPITVNGRTYGWPARPLVVVCVDGCEPDYLAQAFLAGAMPFLASAAARGASLLGAAVIPSFTNPNNLSIVTGAPPSVHGICGNYFWDREAGAEVMMNDPKYLRCGTILAAFAEAGASVAVVTAKDKLRRLLGHGMRGTCFSSEQADRTTRAEHGIDDALGFVGLPLPSVYSAALSEFVFAAGVKLMESARPDILYLSTTDYVQHKHAPGTAQANAFYRMVDGYLVKLDAMGAAIALTADHGMNAKTDEHGAPQVIYLQDVLDAWLGAGRARVILPITDPYVVHHGALGSFATIYLPEGADARAAVAGVGALPGMELVLDREEGCRRFELPPDRMGDLIAISARHVVIGTSAVRHDLSGLDAPLRSHGGLTEQTVPLVFSRPLAALPEARRLRNFDIFDLALNRAR
- a CDS encoding phosphonoacetaldehyde hydrolase, with protein sequence MSFTYERRYRGKIQAVLLDWAGTTMDYGCMAPAVVFVEVFKRQGVPITMDEARAPMGAHKRVHIRKITELPPVARRWQEKHGRKPTEVDVDAMFAEFVPLQLGCLSEYSELIPGTLEAVNQMRKRGIKIGSTTGYLTEMMDINRKDAARQGYEPDSTVCASDVPAGRPYPYMCLQNVINLQVWPVSACVKVDDTVPGIEEGLNSGMWTVGLAMSGNEIGLPLKEVQALAPADREARRQRAYTRMHQCGAHYVVDSIADLVPCLDDIDARLARGERP
- a CDS encoding glycosyltransferase, coding for MSLRIAVLSVHTCPLAALGGKETGGMNVYVRETARELGRMGVAVDVFTRSQNASIPRAAELGEGARVIHLPAGPQAPIAREALHRHLPEFVEGVEAHRWAEGIDYDVIHAHYWLSGVAGLELRERWGVPLVQMFHTLGRLKNSVAQGPDELEPELRIAEESRVVAGADRIVAANVVERAHLVWHYGAAAERIAVIPCGVDTELFQPMSQTTAKDLLELPPDPMLLYVGRLQPIKGLETLLDAMARLGGAARLYIVGGDWDEPDPGDTASGHARQLRSRVAALGLGDRVRFLGPQPQRRLRLFYAAADATVMPSYYESFGMVALEAMACGSPVVASRVGGLTTTVKDGVTGYLVPEGDPTALAERLERLLHDPETRARLGVNASRWAADHRWPCVAEAVCRLYSELRPAAASHLGRGRCQT
- a CDS encoding ABC transporter ATP-binding protein — its product is MEQGGDLLLDVRNLQTQFAISGGVVRAVDGVSWDVRAGETVALVGESGCGKSVSALSVMRLVAAPAGRIVGGQILFKGRDLLQLSDEEMREVRGAAIAMIFQEPMTSLNPVLTVGRQLTEPTEIHLGMTSTQSRARAIELLGMVGISDPERRLRQYPHQFSGGMRQRMMIAMALACNPALILADEPTTALDVTIQAQILELMKGLSRKLGVAMVMITHNLGVVARYADRVNVMYAGRVVERGTAREIYANPRHPYTLGLLRSVPRLDEPRKAKLLPIQGQPPDLSRLPPGCAFQPRCQYAVERCLREAPPLETVAARHVSACWVASDLGQKVSA
- a CDS encoding GNAT family N-acetyltransferase, with protein sequence MKVEALPGFESFDEGGWNGLLAQARHPSVFLSWQWQTAWARAFLASRPLHLLRVSDDAGTLAGLLPLYDEDAGLRRFVGGVDVSDYLDLIVPAGREEEVWQALLQHRAGEATEWDLRAIRAASPTLDILPRLCPAAGIRAQVEREDRCPVLDLPASWDAYLERLPGKDRHELRRKIRKLERELPGTSVRSHASPEGWDGALAVFLRLHRLSKAGKARFMDERMEAFFRDATHALAARGWARLWFLDWDGAAVASFLCLESLGSAGGSVGLYNSGFDPLHAKLAPGIVLLAHVIRDAIDRGVAVFDFLRGEEPYKYAFGPTAQDLFRVRVAP
- a CDS encoding zinc ribbon domain-containing protein, which translates into the protein MPIYEYECRGCSRRVSLLVRSLASRETPRCPRCGSAELSRLMSRFATPKSEDARLEAAADPSQYGDLDENDPQAVARFVRRMGDEMGEDLGDDLGAAMEEASGEEGGIEESGFGGAGDGEASLSEAGGDDES